The Polluticoccus soli sequence CGTGATGTTGCTGGCACCCTGTGCGCTTGTGGACGACATGGTCTTGATACCGGCGATACCGTTGATGGATTTCTCCAGTGGTTCGGTGATCTGCGTCTCGACGATGTCGGGGTTGGCGCCCGCATACGAGGTACGTACGTTGATGATGGGCGGATCGATGGAGGGGTAGTCCCTCACCCCGAGGAACATAAATCCGATAACACCGAAGACGATGATAATGATATTGAGCACGATAGCCAGGACAGGGCGGCGCAGCGATAATGAAGGAAGACTCATGAATTACTGTTCTGGAAAACCAGCACAAGATACGGACTTACGAACTTAGCACGAGTCCCCCCAAACGCTTGAGATTCTGAGCATAATGTTAAAACCGGCTGTGGTATTAAAATAATTGTTTTATTGATGAGCATGGAAAATGCCTGAAAAGGTTGATAAACAAAGGATAATAGCAAAAATCATCAACTGCAAAGAACACATGAGTTCTATAGCCGTATTTTAATTAACTATGAAACGGCGCCTAAATATTTGGGCTTTCGCCGGGGCCGTTTAACTTTGGCGCATCATTCTAACCAAACAAACATTCTAGAATATGGCACATTCACTTCCCCAACTTCCATATGCTTTCAACGCGCTCGAACCACACATCGATGCAAAGACTATGGAGATACACCATGGCAAACACCACCAGGCTTATGTTGACAACCTGAACAAAGCACTGGCTGGCTCTGACGGCGAGAACAAATCGCTGGAAGAACTGATGGCAAATATCTCTGCTTTCCCTGCTGCGGTGCGCAACAATGGCGGTGGTCATTATAACCACTCACTGTTCTGGACTATCCTTGGACCTAACGGTGGTTCACCTTCAGGCGATCTCGCGACTGCTATCAATGACGCATTCGGCTCGCTGGACGGTCTGAAAGAAAAAATGAACGCTGCAGGTACTACACGTTTCGGTAGTGGCTGGGCATGGCTGATCGTTAAAGACGGTAAGCTAGAAGTAACTTCTACTCCTAACCAGGACAATCCCCTGATGGATGTTGCTGAAGTAAAAGGTACACCCATCCTCGGCATTGACGTTTGGGAGCACGCTTACTACCTCAACTACCAGAACCGTCGTCCTGATTACCTCAACGCGATCTGGAACGTGATCAACTGGGAAGAAGTTGGCAAACGCTATAGCGCTGCTAAGAAATAAGCTTTAACTACTAGTTTATATAGAAGGGTTGTGTGCAAGCGCAACCCTTCTGTTTTACAATAATATTCGCGACCTTCCGTTCTAAGCTCAAACTACTGTTATGAAGAAAGCGATTCTATCTGCCCTATTGCTCAGCCTGGGCGTTACTGTGTTTGCGCAAGAGGCAAAGGAAGAAACACCTGCCACCAGGAAGTTGCCGGAATTCAGGAAGCATGAATTAGGCATCATGCAGCAATCTGGCGGGAATGATCTGGGCGTTAATCTTGTAGGTGCCCAATATAAAACATGGCGCGATGAACATCATGGCCTGCGATTCATTGCGGCCTACGGCAATCATAATTCGTTCGCGAGCTCAATCGTTTCGCTAGGGTCGGACAGCCTTACAGAAGTTCATTCGGTAACGAAGGTGA is a genomic window containing:
- a CDS encoding superoxide dismutase, with translation MAHSLPQLPYAFNALEPHIDAKTMEIHHGKHHQAYVDNLNKALAGSDGENKSLEELMANISAFPAAVRNNGGGHYNHSLFWTILGPNGGSPSGDLATAINDAFGSLDGLKEKMNAAGTTRFGSGWAWLIVKDGKLEVTSTPNQDNPLMDVAEVKGTPILGIDVWEHAYYLNYQNRRPDYLNAIWNVINWEEVGKRYSAAKK